The following coding sequences are from one Rhineura floridana isolate rRhiFlo1 chromosome 2, rRhiFlo1.hap2, whole genome shotgun sequence window:
- the CLCF1 gene encoding cardiotrophin-like cytokine factor 1 isoform X2 yields MEFRAGDSWGILAFLCATLWNLPVVPALNSTDQVTTTRQSIQQTYDLTRYLEHQLHSLAATYLNYLGPPFNEPDFDPPRIIGAEAVPSATVDFQEWHSLNDNARLAANYQAYSHLLCYLSTMDGRTPAAMPTLRHNLAHFRASLQGLLGSIAGIMASLGYQLPPTPTDGTLQLRSQFLCKMDDFWLLKELQTWLWRSAKDFNRLRKRVPSSAVMLHLETRGF; encoded by the exons GAGATTCGTGGGGGATCCTTGCCTTCCTGTGTGCCACCCTCTGGAACCTGCCTGTGGTGCCTGCACTGAACAGCACGGACCAAGTGACTACCACCAGACAGTCCATCCAGCAGACGTACGACCTTACTCGCTATCTGGAACACCAGCTGCACTCGCTTGCGGCCACTTAT CTCAACTACCTGGGGCCACCCTTCAATGAGCCGGACTTTGATCCTCCCCGGATAATTGGGGCGGAGGCTGTGCCCAGTGCCACTGTGGACTTTCAGGAATGGCACAGCCTGAATGACAACGCCCGGCTAGCAGCCAATTACCAAGCGTACAGCCACCTGTTGTGCTACCTGAGCACTATGGATGGAAGAACCCCAGCTGCCATGCCCACTTTGCGTCACAACCTAGCGCACTTCCGTGCCAGCCTGCAAGGGCTGCTGGGCTCTATTGCTGGCATCATGGCTTCCCTGGGCTACCAGCTTCCACCGACACCAACTGATGGTACGCTTCAGCTCCGCAGCCAGTTCCTATGCAAGATGGATGACTTCTGGCTGCTCAAAGAGCTGCAGACCTGGCTCTGGCGCTCAGCCAAGGACTTCAACAGGCTGCGCAAGAGGGTACCATCTTCTGCTGTTATGCTGCACCTCGAGACCAGGGGCTTCTGA